The sequence CCTGACGTTTTGAAGCGACTGTTTGATTTAAAGGCTCAGCAATATTGACCACCAACAGGCCATGGCAAAGATGAGATCTCTGCAAAAAGCAAATATTAGCATTCGGTACAACATCCTCTCCTGTTTTAATTCTTGTTGTCAGCTCAGAGAGTGACAATATCTTGTGtgtttttcccacccacccctctctctACCCCACAATCCCCATACCTTCTACAGTACGGAATaaagaagaaggaagaaagggAAGCAGAGGCCCAAGCTGCTCTGGAAGCCAATGCTGAAGGGAGTCTGACACGCCCAAAGAAGGCTATCCCCCCAGGCTGCGGCGATGaggatgaggaggaagaggagagcatTCTAGACACCGTTATCAAATACCTGCCTGGTCCCCTCCAGGACATGTTTAAGAAGTAAACAGCTACAGACTGCCAGCCTGTCCATGGACAGTAACACAATGGATTTCTCATTGATCAAATGGGGAATTGATACTTGCCACCCATCACGCAACCTCTTCCCACCCGCTACGTCAGTCCCTTGTCATTCACTCAAGCCCCGCTCCTAATCTCCTCCCACCCTCTCCCATCCATTCCTTAATTTGTACATGTTCACATCTAGTAGATGCCTCCAAGTGGATGTAAAGATTAACAAGCTGCAGTCTAcacaactttttattattataaagcCATAGTTCTGCATATGTTAAATAAAGGCAGGTATACATTAAGTGGAGGAAAGGGACTACAGCATGCTTGCTTTCATCTCCCAGCAAGAGGGAGCATTCACCCACAATAAAGGACAGGTGGCAAATATATAGTCCTCATTTATTGGGTTTATATCTAACAGAGAATCAGGCCACACCAGTTGTCCATAGCATTGGAAGCCCATCTGTAGGGCTGAGCTGAAAGTATTCATTGTTTTTTGGGCAGTATCAAAAAAACCCTTCCTCTTTTTGGTGTTGCATGGGGGCAGTGCCTgtaaaaatgtttgcttgttCATTTACACTGCCTACCCTTGTTCTCCCTCCCAGTTGACTTGGTTTGCCCTCACTGATATCACACAGACAAATCTGATCTGCTACATAACACAGTGATCTTGTCATATGCACTGTGTGATctctgattggctgggatcactAATATGATTAATCTAAGAAGTGTTCCTATTCCACTCCCAATTTACTTTTCCCCCCTTCAGTAATGCCATAAAAATGTCAACTATGATTGGCTACATAGCAATATGACATCATCCCAGTCACGATCACTGTTAGGCTGTGATCACCAACTAACTCTAGCAGGCAACAGAAGCAGGTGGGAATAGCAGATAAGCAGAGCAGCTAAGGACACAATGGCCATGATCACAACCATAAAAAAAGAGAATATTCTCACAATCACTGCTTTGGAAGAAATATTTCAACAGCTCCAAATCACTATTTTTGgtccaaaaatggaaatgggagaaTATTCAGCACAGCCCTACTCTTCTATACTAGAGTATCTCCAGCTCATATGGAAACAAATGTTTGTTTTCTATTACTTCCATTATTCATCATCACTGATAAGAAATAATTTGGAACCTGGACCATTTACTACTCATATTTCCAACCCAGATGTAAGAGGACTGGAAGAGCTGAACCCACCTGTACTTTATTAGTAAGCATCTATATGCCTCAGAATCTTCTAGGCAAGTGACTTGTAGCCTTCAAAATAGCCATAATAAAGAGCTAGCAAGAAAGTTTATTGATAGCACAATCCTACCCATGCCTATCAGAACTAAGCCACATTTAGTTCAATGAAGCCTACTCCCAGGaggtaagtgcatataggattgcagttttgGTTTGCAAAATGCTGCCTTCCCTTCCTAGATTAATGAAAGTCTGACAGCATCTTTCATCTAGTCCTGTAAGCCTCCAGCTTCCTTAGAGGCACTTAATCTGCACTATCCAATCAACTCCACTGAAGTCCTCAATTTGTTTTTTATGGCCAGTCAGGAAGAACCATGCCCTCTCAAGGATATTTGACTGAATTTTTAACTTGTCTTTAAAAATGAAGATAACCCTCTAACATTTTACTTGCAAAGAGACTGGGAGTGGGTGAGGGAATGTGCACAACAATATTCCACCCAATTGTTCATTTAGTAGCAAACCTGCTCCAGATTGGTGAGCATTTGTCACTCAGGAAATGATTAAAATGTAGATATGAAGATTACAATAGATACCCTACTTTGTACCCCATCACAAAATTGTGAGTCTGGCTATGAGCCTATATCCAATAATAGCCCTGGGTGTTTGGCTTATTTTTCACCTATGAGAGCAAAGTTTGAAAAGGCTGGCTCAGATCAGGTAGTTCATTAGTACAGTAATCctgtgcatgcaaaaagtcccaggttcaatccctggcattttgagtaaaaaaaaaaaagtttctgcctGAGACCTAGGATTGCTTCTGCCTGGCCAATAcagcagtattgagctagatgggccaaaagTGTCCCTTGCATTATTTTCTGATGCAGCCAGATTCTCTCTCAGTACTTCCCCCTTCTAGATACTCTTGTGCTCCCACTTGAGGGGATCAGCTTCTGCATAGGCTCATTGATTCTGTTCCTGAGCCAGAGTTGAAGTTATTTGGATAGTGTTCCACCACATCTTCATCATTGCCTATTTGTAGCACTCCCCAGTTTAATGCTAGAATCAGAGTTGAAACACATGATTAGAAGCACCATGTGATCTGCCTGTTTGTTGCTGAGCTATCTGTACTACTTCGAATAACAAGGGGAATGGGAGACTGAATATTTGAATAGCAATGTTCAGTTAGGCTCCACCTGATCACCAGGAGAGTGCAGTTGCACTCCCTGGCCTCACCTCCAATGCAACATCCCCAAAGGCCTGGCCCTACATATACTGAGGCTGAAGGTCTGTATGGATGTAGATTCCTCACATGGTGTAGAATGTGTAGGATTTTAAATGACACAAGGACTCTAGCATGCATACAGATGTTTCCATCCATAGATGGACCGGGGGAGTGAGAACACAACAGCGGAGACAGCCCATGAAGCCTCTGTCCCTCACACAGTTGTCGTTATGTAAGGGGTTAAATACCTGAATAGGACTAATGTTGccacactattttttttttaaaaaaaaacccaactcccTTTGTGAAAAGctggcatgtcagggagaaggcttcCGTGCTGGCATGGAATGGAATGTTGTGTGTGGAATGTTATTTTTTTGTACCGTGGGAGAACATTTCAATCTTTAATT is a genomic window of Rhineura floridana isolate rRhiFlo1 chromosome 1, rRhiFlo1.hap2, whole genome shotgun sequence containing:
- the CPLX1 gene encoding complexin-1 isoform X2, which encodes MGKMLGGEEEKDPDAAKKEEERQEALRQQEEERKSKYAKMEAEREVVRQGIRDKYGIKKKEEREAEAQAALEANAEGSLTRPKKAIPPGCGDEDEEEEESILDTVIKYLPGPLQDMFKK